From the Hemicordylus capensis ecotype Gifberg chromosome 1, rHemCap1.1.pri, whole genome shotgun sequence genome, the window ttctggattgatttgttctatgatctatttgtttgttttcctggctgtccatggtatccccaaaagtcttctccagcaccaaaattaaAAAACGTtgatactttttctgtcttgctgctTCAGAGTCCCGCtgtcacatccatagagtgtcacggggaaaaccattgtctgaacaattctaatctttgtaagtatagacatgtcatggcatctaaatgtcctttccaaggccttaattgtaaccctaccaagtgctaatctgtggcacatttcttgactgctgaatcctttactgttgatagttgatccaaaaaggcagaagctatccaccacttcaatgtcttcattatcaattctgaggctggttgctgtcattagtttagtctttacatttagttgtagtcccatttttgcactgtgcttcttgacttagagcttgcagatcatctgcattctcagctatcagagtggtgtcatcagtgtagcacaggttattgatgtttcttcttccaactttaagaTTGTGCTCATCTTCTACCAGTCCAGCtcctctcagtatatattcagcatataaattgaataaagaaggaaaaagtatgcagccttgccttactcctttgctgatctggaatcagtctgtttcaccatgttccgtctggactatggcttcctgccctgtgtataggtttctcatgagaacaatgagatgttctgggatgcccattttcctaaggatatttcacaacttgacatggtcgatgcaatcaaaagcttttctgtagtcaataaagcacatattgactttttttttttgtattctttggctttctcagttatccagcatgcattggcaatgatgtctcttgttccttgtccttttctgaaaccagcttgaacatctggcagttccctttccatgtagggctctaatctgtattggatgatcctgagcatttttttttttgctggcatgtgaaattaaggatattgtgcgatggtttgcacaatctaagtctcctttctttggtatgggtatgtagactgacctcttccagtctgttggccactgtgtcattcttcaaatttgctggcatagtttgattagagccttgactgattcttcttctcttgcctgccatatttctgtagctattctgtcaattcctgtagccttccaacttggtaatgaccagagtgctgctctaacttcatcttcccatactagaggttcttgcaagtagagaatatcttctagagtatcttggatgttgatgtccctgctgtacagattttcagtatactccttccatctctcttcgatcttctcagaatcagttaCTCTCTATCCTACCAATACCAAGAATAAAAGGTACAATACCAAGAATAAAAGCCCTCAATTGTTGAAATTTGATGATCTAGTCAACATATTACATGTAACGTGTAAACCTTATTGAACAAAATTGAGTCAAATAAGCACTTAACAAAAAGGAAAGTTCTCAAGACTATAGCAGCCTACTTTGTTTGTATTTTACTGAGCTCTGTTGCTGTGAATATTTACAGCACATGCACAGGTAATGATTTGTGTACATTTCTTCAAATATTCCCTGAAAACTACCAACTTATATACATTCATAAAGTCCCAGGAGGTTTTAGAGAAGTCATATCATTTCTGCTGGCCTTTAGGAAGTGGTTTTCTAAAAAGGAGGATGTGCGGTTTTGGTTCGTGAATCATATAGAGGACCCAGCCAAGGCTCTGCTGAACACCAAGTCTTCTCCATTCTTTTTCAGATATTAGATGAGTCTTTGGTACTTGCTTTGAGAGCTCCCTTGGTAACATCACATACTCATAGTTCTCATCAAAGTATTTGTCTGAGTAATAGATCTGCTTGTGGGccatgagagagccagtgtggtgtagtggttagagtgctggactaggacctgggagacccgagctcaaatccccattcagccatgatactagcagggtgactctgggccagtcacttctctctcagcctaacctacttcacagggttgttgtgaggagaaactcaagtatgtagtactctgggctccttggaggaagagcgggatataaatgttaatgatgatgatgatgatgaaggcaGTGGTCAGACACCTCTGTTCCGAGTGAAGCCGCCCTCTCTCGCCtctccagcaacagcagcacccgTCGAAGGCTAACTCTCTCTCTTATGTGTACAAGTCTAAAACATGGCTGGGGAGGGGCAGTTATACCAGCATCCCTCATATTTAATCCCAAAGTCATGCTCACTTATGACTTTGGCAAGTGTTTTGAAGAAGGGGGGGACTTTGAAGACTCATTCACTGAAAGGAAAGTCTTTGTGGAGATACTCCTTAAATGGCTTCATATTATGAAATAtactggaaacaaaaatctccaagaatagcttcagtgagagTTGGCAATCCTAATTCCATCCTTGGAGTTAAAGCATACTCAGCAGCCATTCACTCTTAAGAACCTCAAGAGAAGGAGATTCCACAGTTTCCAGAAACAAGTGTGCAGTGATGCGTTCTTGGAGGACCTCGCCTAGAGAAGTTTTCATCCTGAAGCTTTTTGCTGCCTCTCAACATTGGTGTGCTCCTCATTAGGGGCAGGGCTGATTGGACTGTTTTAAAAACTCACTGGGCAGGACTGTGGCTCATTCATCAGAATGAGGGCATCCTTGGCAGCAGAGCAACTGCCTGCATGAGGGTCAAGTGCAGAGTTATAAGGTTATAGCCCAGTCATTGCCCCAGGTAATAACAGCTCCCATCCCAGCCATAGGAAAACATGGATCTTTGCCTGGGTGGAAAAATGCAGAGCCAGCTGCTGTCATGGTGCACCACATTTAAACACCCAGCACAGCCCATTTATACAAAGGTTGAGATTATAGGGAGGAAAGGGATGATTTAGACACCTGTAAATAGCAGAGcaggaagccactgccattccAGCTGATTCTGGATGAACCCCAAGATCTTATGTCCACTGTGGTCAGAATGGACTAGGGATCCTCCATTCTGGTATCTCCCCTGCCCATTGGAACTTATCCTGCTTGGATCATAACATTCCCAGTGAAGCAGGAGCAGAATCCCACTTCCAAACTGAAAATAGgatcttccatttctttctcccATAAATGTCAACTGCAAACTAGAGATGCATTCCAGGTTTCCTTAAGGTACTCAACTCAGGTCTTGTTCACAaatgcatgttcatcacttgatgagTGCAGCATCTAGCAATTATTTACATGTGTGTGAATGGCCTGGAAGTGGAACATCACAGGTAGAACTTCCAGAGGAAACACACTGAGGTGGTCCTCAAGAAGCTGCACTGGCTACAAATTGGTTCCCAGATGCAATTCAGTGCACTGTTATTTACCTTTAAAACCATAAATGAACTGTATCTCCACCTATCCATTCTTCATAACCAAGTGTTTAGGACACCTGGTAGATAACAGAGATATAGAAGATACTCTCTTACAGAGACACTCTGCCCAGTGTCTCTCTTACAGAGTTGAGCAGGATTCTTCCATTTAACCTTTCTACCCATAGGCAATAGCCATATAGCTTATCTAATAGCTCATCTAAGGGAATAGCAGACTTTGGGGTGGCTGGAGAAATGTATGTCATGGGCAGAGATATAATTTACAACAAAGGTAGAAAGAATGGGATATGGCTATAGAGAGCTTTGAAGATAAAGACAAAGAATTTATGCTGCATATGAAAGAAATCTCTGGCTCCTCGGCATTTTCTTTTTTCAACAAGGACACGTGCTCCTTGTTGCATGTTTCGGTGGCCCCAGGGTGACAGACGAAGACCCACTGCACTGGAGGGTAGCCAGGTCTTCTACAGGCTTGAGTCAGAATTCCTTAACTCCCTCAGGGCAAAGACAGAAGTCATTTATCAAAACCTGTTTGTTAAGGAACAGAAAAACTACAGACACAAGGAAGACCCATCAGAAAATAAATGTGATCTATCTTCCTTGCAAATTGTCCTAAACTAGGACATAATCAGCCATCTaagggtgcagtggggaagtaacttgcctagggagcaagaggttgccggtttgaatccccgctggtatggtttcccagactatgggaaacacctatatcgggcagcagagatataggaagatgctgaaagccatcatctcatactgtgtgggagacagcaatggtaaacccctcctgtattctaccaaagacaaccacatggctctgtggtcgccagaagtcggcaccaactcgacggcacaactttacaactttAAGACATTATCAGCTTTCTGAGGAAAGGTAAAGGATTCTTAATCACAGTCCTCAAGACAAGTATATGTCCCAAAGTGCAGCAGTCATAGGGCCGGTTCAGATGTCACAGGGAAGCTCACGTAGAGCCGAGTTCTTTGCGATGTCTCTGGGCTTTGGGAGTATGCGCTCCCTGCTCCCATCTTCACATGAATGTCAGCTTCCTATTTAGGTTAaaatatttattgattatttaacatatttaaggGGAAATTGGTCATGTCATCCGAACAGAGACCAATCTTGGCTTAATGTAACCTGCTTGCTTCAGAGAACCTGAGATCTGTACCCAAGGACTGAAGTGAGTTGCAGATGTTGGGTTCAGATGTTGCAGATGTTAGGTTAGAAGAAGAGCAGTCAACATAATGCGTACGTAACTGTGTACACATACAGATCAGTCTGTGTGCAGATTGTatgcatgttgaacataatgtatgaatagaatTCTGGCTTCAGACCTAACTGTAATTCTATAGTTCCAGGCTGGGTTACTGTTGTAGGCATAAGTCTTTCTCACTGCTGATGCTGCTAGACAGACTGTGGGTCAGGGCAGAAAGTTGCTGTTTGGAGATAGTTTATTCTCTTAGTCTTTTTCTTCTTGCTCTGAACtccatttctctttctccctccagaaTCTTCTTCCTTCAGTCTCCTTGGGCTCCTCCTTTACACACTTCCTCTGGgctaaaaaagggggggaagtgAGATTGCACTTCACACATTCAAGATGAGGCTACATGGGATTATAGTAGGATgccctgcaggggcgtagcaaggttggagtgggcccagagacaagattaaaaggttttgtaaattgtggacgatgcaagtcatttaatggtactggagaaagacatgctgttctggtagctccaggtcttaacactcacatcagtttcggaggatgaatacaactgaagcaagcccgggcgggtgtgcggctggggaagtcagtcatgtgacttgcctctgggggggcccaaggcagtgggccctcagacaacggtctccccttgccctattatagttatgcccctgatgccCTGAACTTCTGTGAATGATGTCTCAGAAGAATGAATCGTACTCTGCCGAGCAGAACAATGACTTCTTACCTTCTACGTTAGTCTTCTgtgccttttcttctctttcattaCGTCTTATGCAAGAGCCTTACAGTACTGGCTCATGTTCAGATTGTGGTTAACTAGAACTCAGTGCTACTGCCTAGCCAGGtatctcccctccttcccctttgtAGTCACATATTTGATTTTGAGTTTGCAAGATTGCATTTGAGTGCCTTTAACCTAATCAAGTTTGTCAAAATAGTTTTGGGTTTTCACCTCCAAAATGTCTCCAGCCTCTCAGAGTTTTGTGCTGACTTCTCACTCCTGAAACTGTGGTAATCAGATGAAAACAGTGAACAATACTAGAGCTACGTTGGCAGACATCTGCAGAACGTTCATGAGATTTCCGTGTCGTGTACTGGCTAAGAGTTTCTGCTGTGGACTGGCAGACCCTTGGGTCAACTCTTGCCATTGCCATGAAGTCTTGAGGTATTTTTAGGCATACTACTATCAGCCTCAGCTCCCACCTGCAATATAAGCATATATGACCTGTCttaaaggattgttgtgaggattacggagagaatggggctattcacatgggcaggcaaaaccgggctaaggaagcccagcccagttttgctggtgtgtgtgaaccactgggaggcGCGTGACTCCTGGCagtggtggcaaacccacttagggagcctcccacttagcctgggttttgGGTGGGAGGGCACCCTTAAACTGGGCTTAGTGCTCATGTGTTGGTGTTGCACAGCTCAAGGTCTGCAGAGTTGTCTGAACACTCTCAAGCAAGATACTAACTCTAGTTATTATTGTGTTGCATCGTCTCTATTTGATGGACAAATCATTAATTATTTTCCAAGAATGATTTTTgacccttcattcattcattcattcattcattcatttgatttatatactgcccttcctaaagtggttcaggggagtttacactaaaataaaaaaatacataacaattaaaatcaaaaatcaattaaaagtagattaagattacaattaaaaaccaattaaaagcagattaaaatgaaaatgaaaactaaatatcattagaAGCCAGGCtagaaagatgggtctttaaggctctcctgaaggcctccaaggaagacaatcctcttacaTCCACAGGGAGTGTGTGCCACAATCTaggggcaacagcagagaaggccctatcccaggtcgccaccagatgaaccaaagacggacccctcctgattatctcaatgaacAGTAGAGAAAGGTACTCTCTCAGGTAacatggacctaagccattcagggctttaaagataataaccagcactttgtcctTTGCCTGCAAACAAatcggcagctagtgcaattgtttgaggcataatgtggtctctccgggatatcccagagaccaatctggctactgcattttgaactaactgaagtttctgaaccacatacaaaggcagccctatatagagcacattgtagtagtccaacctggaggttgccagctggtGTACCTCTGGTTTTAGGTCGTtctcctcaagaaatgggcagagttgttgaatcaattgcagctggtaaaaagggctcctggccacctcctcagcctgaagcaccagggtgagacccggtccaagagCATTTCCAAGCTACAAacattctttctgggggagtgtaacctcatccagaagttctatcctgtcttgcagattatgaccccaaacaatgagcacctctgttgtgcttggattcaacttcagtttattatccctcatccagcccattactgcctgtaggcaggcatttaagggactaatgccatttcctgatactgatgacaaggagaaatagatttgggagtcatattgataacaccaagcatcaaatcccctgatgacctcacccagtggtttcatgtagatgttaaagagcattggtgacagaatggagtcatAGGAGACTCCATAttgtagctcccattttgaagaggaatTGTCACcgagtgccaccatctgaaatctacccgagacacAGCAGTGGAACCACAGTACTGGCTCATGAGCAGATTGTGGTTAACAGTCTGCCTCCTATTCCTAAATCTCTCAGGTGATACAGAAGGGTACAtgattgatggtattgaaagccgctgagagatccaaaagaaccagcagagtcacactccctctgtcagttccctggtgaaggtcatctatcaggccaaccaaggcagtctccaccccatagccctccctaaagccagtttgaaatgggtctaggtaatcagtttcctccaagactctttggagctgggaggccaccactctctcatttATCTTactcaaccatgggaggttggagaccactgttccttttaacagggattcccagatgttgttcacttccagcatccctagctgcaatggcctttggctggggattatgggagttgtagtcaacaacatctgggaatccctgttagaggaaaactgttggagactggcctataattatccatcactaggAGATCCAGAacgggcttcttaagaagaggtatAACCCCTGTCTCCTTCAAACAGTGGCATCCTGCCtgccctcagtgaggtattaatgatatccactcggccagctccaacaacctccctacaagatgaaatcagccatttTGGGTAAGGATCCAAAGTACAGGTGGTAGAccataccgctccaagcagcttgtccacatcctcaggagtcacaaaccgaaactaatctaatctaatctcaCAAGTGGGATTGCTGGGCAGCCCcttaactggccctgcagaaatattggagtccagatcagcccaaatacgagaaaTGTTTATCTGCGAATAACTCATTGAATgagtcacagtgagacattgtttccaaaagtatatttgaaacagaaggggcttgagttaaacccctaacaatccggaacagcagtgctggatgagaacttgcaaaCGCAATACGTGTAGAATAAAATCACTtccttgctgcacgtattgccacagcatagaccTTCAGATGGGCTCTATGTTGTGTCTTATGTGTGTACCCATTGAAAAGCAGATCCATCTAGTCACAGCAGGAGCTGAGCAGGCGTACATGCGTACATTGGATGCACCTCTGTCCACCTTCCAAACCTTCATGTGGATTCAACCCATGAAGTCTCATAGTCGAGCAATGCCAATACCAAACTCCTTGAATTCTCAGGCAAAACCACAAGTATCAAAAGCTGTTTATTAGGAAACAGAAGACTACAGACATACAAACTAgcatacagaaaaataaactgaAAAATATGCATGCATTTCTACTGgggctattttaattttttaaaatgttaatttatCAGATGGATTGTAATAGATCAAAAtgttgtttattgcatttttatcccactcttcctccaaggagctcaaggtgaTGTAtctggccccctgccccccaccttacCCTCACatcaatcctgtgaggtagattagtctGAGAGttattggcccaaggtcaccttgtgagctttatggctgagaggggatttgaactcaagtctcacAATCCTAGAGAGATTGACATAGTGACATTCTAATCACTATGCCCCAGCTACATCAATAAAATTAAGTGTCCTATGCATTGGCATGAATGAAATTGCTAGAAGTGTGAAGAGCAAGGTACAGGATTATTGCAAACAGTTACTTTGCCAGTAGAATCACAAACAAGAGTGCAGGCTAGTATGGGCTGCAGTTGGAGTTGATCTTTATCTTTCCAGATTTGTTTTTAAGGCGGTGTCTCCTCCATCTCAATCAGCAGCAGCTTCTGATTTCACAGACTATGGGCCAATATATGCCAAAAGAAGAGTAGGCACCTGTATTTTTCAGTAGGTTTGGGACTGTGACTTCACTAAAACCATGTAGGTTCTTGCCAATGACTGTAAATTTCCATAGGTCTTTAGGTCAATAACCTTATTCCCTAGGCTTAACAGTAGGAGCACAAAGCCTtagaacacatttttaaaaacgcACGAAAGAAAGGCATTTGGATGTAATGATTACGGATGGACGGTACACGTCaaatgaaattttaaatgagCTTCTCTGGGTGTAAGAAAAAACCCCATCACATTTATTTGTTGATGGAAGGGGAAGTAACCCCATCCATATATGTCATGCTGAACGCCTTGGAGGAAGGCTGGGATATAGATGTGTGGAATGAAAGAACGCAACATCACATATGTATACACGTCTGTGTATAAATGGCTATGTTGAGCGACTGTGAATTCGGTCGTCTGGCACCATGAGTATGCAGAGGTGTGTGTGCATAGAAGGATATTGGGCAGCGTTTGCAAGATTCTTTGCTTATCTATCcagatgagtgtgtgtgtttgtgaatgactgtatgatCATCTGTGTACACTCTTGGATTGCAGAGTTCTGTGCATATGATGAGATGTGCATTTGTGTGGCCATTTGCAATAATGCATGCTCACGGCTGGGTAGTTGTGTGCAGGTGTGTGCATCGAATGGAAGCTGTGGTGGGCATTTTGCCAAAGATGTGCATTTCCATCTCCACGGGAAAGATGCAATGTTCATAGCTGGGTAAGTAAGGTTGCTTCCCCCGCGCCCCTCGCCTTGCATGAACGGGCCTGTGTGTGTCTCTGAACACATCCAGGCGTGTATAAATCTGTAAGCACGTCAGTGTGGCTGTGCACGTGACGTGTGTACAGAGTTGCGTTCCGTGGTTCTTCAACGGAGTGGGCGTGCATGGCCCCTCGTGGGACTAGAGTTGAGGGCGCAAAGTTGGATTGCACGAGGTGGGACAACAACCGTGCGTGGCTAGCTAGGTGTGCGTatgtgtgagtgtgcatgtcTCTGGGTGTGCGGTTGGCACACGCTTCCCGGCCCGTCCtttccccgcctgcctgcctgcctgcccgagGGCGCCTGCACGGGCGTGTCAGGACTCGGGCTTGGGGCGCTGGCTCGGCGGTTGTTCGCTGCGCGTGGAGAGCTTTTGCTAGGCTCCCGTCCCGTCTCAGCCTAGAAGCCGCCGCTGTAGTCGCCAGCAGCCGCTACAAGCAGCCTcgtgcagctctgctctgctctgcgcGGCTCGATCGCCAGCTCTTCCGTTGGTAGGGCGGCCGCCGCCCCAAGAGCAGCCGCGACGCGTGGTGGGGCGGGCTGCGGGGCCCCCGCACGTGCCTGCTGGCTGCAGCTTGACCCCACTCTTGCCCCCTGAAGAAAGATTGCCCGGCTCGGAGAAGAGCCGCTGCCGCCGCGACTCCAGCCAGCCCGGCGGGTGGGATTCAAAAGTTGCACAGCCGGGAAAGAGGGTGtgtgcagagggaggggggacctctgccagccagccagccagccagcctccctctctgACTTCCCTCCGCCCCGCGCCCtcaaatggggggcgggggaggagaaggaCCTGTCCGCATGGAGCTCCGACGAGATTCCTGGAACCCATCGCTGCCTTCGCTAAATACACCTCGAAGCCTCTTCGCAAACCAGCTGCCCTGGTGAAgggagagggtggggaggagggagggcagggcaggcccGAGGTGCTCGCTTCAGTTTGGGCTTGCAAATCTTTGGAGAGagctgtccccctcccccccgcccccaaggcacCGCATAAAGCCCTCTCCAATCCAAGGCGATCAATGAGGTCCTAAAGGAGCAGAGGAAAGTGACAGGAGTAGAGAGCAAACCAACgacaggagcagcagagaggaggcGACCCACCCTATCGCTCTCGAGCTTGCACTGAAGAGGAACCAACTGGTGGAGTCTAACCTGCCAACCACCACGATGGGGCAATCCCTGCTTCTCTGGCTCTGTCCCCTGCTTCTCCTCAGTCTCTGGGGCCAAAGGTAAgaccctttccttcctcctctcgcCCACCCCGCACAGCTTCCCCCATTGCAAATCTCCTCTCTTGATTGTCCCCATTAGTGAGGCCTTTACCTCGCAGCCTAATTTGATCAACCTCGCTGCTCCATACCCCAGCATATGCCCCATACTAAAGGGAgctgaattacacacacacaccatgcagccCCTCAAAAAACCCCAAGGGCGTGGAGGGGATGTCACTTGGGAGCCGTTTCTATAATTATGACTCTCCCAGGAATGCAG encodes:
- the LOC128340599 gene encoding cyclin-dependent kinases regulatory subunit 2-like is translated as MAHKQIYYSDKYFDENYEYVMLPRELSKQVPKTHLISEKEWRRLGVQQSLGWVLYMIHEPKPHILLFRKPLPKGQQK